A DNA window from Drosophila pseudoobscura strain MV-25-SWS-2005 chromosome 2, UCI_Dpse_MV25, whole genome shotgun sequence contains the following coding sequences:
- the mRRF2 gene encoding ribosome-releasing factor 2, mitochondrial isoform X3 → MKMLKYALHSGGMPRNRLLRQLSAHIFRRSYSSNIRNIGILAHIDAGKTTTTERMLFYSGKTRSLGEVHRGNTVTDYLTQERERGITICSSAVTFPWSGNRINLLDTPGHIDFTMEVEQSLYAVDGVVVVLDGTAGVEAQTVTVWTQADKHKLPRLAFVNKMDRPDADFDKCVNDLRTKLETQPVCIQYPSKNQDGLLTINDVITLEQLTWQPKDLGRSYSKTKLEPSDDLRQLQEKRNELIDQLSGLDDELADVVISTESFDNVSNALIERALRRATCQQKVVPVLLGSAYKNVGIQRLMDAVNTYLPAPEERNQIYDCFGNEVAGKVFKIVHDKQRGPLTLVRILRGEIKRGMRLICSRGQAEVVSKLYEPLADEYREVGAVQSGDVVICAGLKLLEICSHLVRQP, encoded by the exons atgaaaatgctgAAATATGCATTGCACAGTGGAGGAATGCCACGCAACAGGTTGCTGCGCCAGCTCTCCGCGCATATATTCAGGCgcagctacagcagcaacatccgGAACATTGGAATTCTGGCGCACATTGATGCAG GCAAGACCACAACCACCGAGCGTATGCTGTTCTACTCAGGCAAGACCCGGTCTCTGGGGGAAGTGCATCGGGGCAATACGGTGACCGATTATCTAACACAAGAGCGGGAGCGCGGCATCACGATTTGCAGCTCGGCCGTGACTTTTCCCTGGAGTGGTAATCG CATCAACCTGCTGGACACCCCCGGACACATTGACTTCACAATGGAGGTCGAGCAATCACTGTATGCCGTGGACGGTGTTGTCGTTGTTCTGGACGGCACGGCTGGTGTTGAGGCCCAAACTGTCACCGTATGGACGCAGGCGGACAAGCACAAGCTGCCGCGGCTGGCATTCGTGAATAAGATGGATCGTCCGGATGCAGACTTTGACAAATGCGTCAATGATTTGAGAACGAAGCTGGAAACGCAGCCTGTGTGCATACAATACCCCTCAAAAAACCAGGATGGGCTCTTGA CCATCAACGATGTGATCACATTGGAGCAGCTAACGTGGCAGCCGAAAGATCTGGGTCGCAGCTACAGCAAGACGAAGCTGGAGCCCTCTGATGATCTGCGGCAGCTGCAAGAAAAGCGCAATGAGCTGATCGATCAGCTATCGGGACTGGACGACGAGCTGGCCGATGTGGTAATCAGCACGGAGAGCTTTGACAACGTCAGCAATGCGCTCATTGAACGAGCCCTGCGCCGGGCCACCTGTCAGCAGAAGGTCGTTCCTGTGCTGCTGGGTTCTGCCTACAAGAACGTTGGCATACAGCGTTTAATGGATGCCGTGAATACCTATCTGCCAGCGCCTGAGGAACGCAACCAAATCTACGACTGCTTCGG AAATGAAGTGGCTGGCAAAGTCTTTAAGATCGTCCACGACAAGCAGCGGGGCCCTCTGACTCTGGTGCGCATTCTACGCGGCGAGATAAAGCGTGGCATGCGTCTCATCTGCTCGCGGGGCCAAGCGGAGGTAGTATCCAAATTGTATGAGCCCCTGGCTGACGAATACCGCGAGGTGGGCGCCGTGCAATCTGGAGATGTGGTCATATGTGCGGGTCTTAAG TTACTGGAGATCTGCTCACATCTAGTCAGACAGCCCTGA
- the LOC4800703 gene encoding S1 RNA-binding domain-containing protein 1: MSTRPRRQAATRKRLVIEISDSDEDATSESKDTDEYRPEQARAVDSAAAATAGVAKRKRWPTARDTAADAPAAKKKRVKKDSNVENACPNQSNPETEAAASAPPRSFTQPDGAAASTTTGRSSFWERRKVWNIHELLAETENIQPTAARNIVELFENENTIPFICRYRRDLVDHLPPDRLRDIRNTYTEIVDLRKKAENIVTQLERENVINEEIRDELMCAKNNEELEFLYAPYKPASKGTLAERAKALGLEDYADRLLYGTAPQVKLSSIVDPSNEALATETLVLNGICNIIIHNISKNTNVLEELRRLQNVHRIVLMCSKTKDSAASKASSGSGSKATKSSAIADRKIDSSKFENYFNFQGDIKTIRPHQMLAINRAEKHKFLSVKMDTNDYLKRDLSRFISEQYMSQGLQYPLRRETFNRALEECITKKLQPLMCRQIRADLKEKAQKAAIDVFAKNLKQLLLISPLKGERILGIDPGFTNGCKLAIISETADVLDTGVIYPHGARANKRAAEQKLVELLSKHTCQVIALGNGTACRETEFWLTDLFRAGILDSRSIRYSIVNENGASVYSCSDVASKEFPNMDTNERSAVSIARRLNDPLSEYVKIEPRHLGVGMYQHDVSQKTLTESLKDVVSECVSYVGVDLNTASLSVLKHIAGLSEKKAEKIIEYRTAKGPFQSRNDLLSVRTIGVKSFVQCAGFVRIEPLSVGGRLKNPLDCTWVHPESYKVAETILGECDLKLSDIGKASFIARIKEFAASKTKLGRIAKQHKLPMDRLEFLLVALQRELLQDYRADLDKRPLFKQGLTRIEDLSDCEVVTGAVTNVTHFGAFVDIGVERDGLLHKSHMNNCDLSIGDRIVASVVNLDKKRLKFGLRLENMLAETDTSFTFKTE, encoded by the exons ATGTCGACGCGCCCGCGTCGCCAAGCTGCGACAAGGAAAAGGCTGGTAATTGAGATATCTGATTCCGACGAAGATGCGACTTCAGAATCCAAGGATACCGACGAGTACAGGCCCGAACAGGCTCGGGCTGTAGAtagtgctgccgctgccacggCAGGCGT TGCCAAGCGAAAGCGGTGGCCTACAGCCCGGGACACTGCTGCTGACGCTCCAGCGGCAAAGAAAAAGCGCGTCAAAAAAGATTCCAACGTCGAAAATGCTTGCCCCAACCAAAGCAACCCTGAGACGGAAGCGGCGGCCTCTGCACCACCCCGATCCTTCACGCAACCAGACGGCGCTGCTGCCAGCACAACCACAGGACGAAGCTCCTTCTGGGAGCGTCGCAAGGTGTGGAACATCCATGAGCTACTGGCCGAAACGGAGAATATCCAGCCCACAGCAGCCCGTAATATTGTGGAGCTCTTTGAGAACGAAAACACCATTCCATTCATATGCCG CTATCGGCGAGATTTGGTTGACCATTTGCCACCGGACCGATTGCGTGACATTCGCAACACCTACACGGAGATTGTGGATCTGCGAAAGAAGGCCGAGAACATAGTCACGCAGCTGGAGCGCGAAAATGTGATAAATGAAGAGATTCGGGATGAGCTGATGTGCGCGAAGAACAACGAGGAGCTAGAGTTTCTCTATGCCCCCTACAAGCCGGCCAGCAAGGGCACCCTGGCCGAGCGTGCCAAGGCACTGGGATTGGAGGATTATGCCGATCGTCTGCTATATGGAACTGCACCCCAAGTGAAGCTTTCATCCATTGTGGATCCTAGCAATGAGGCCTTGGCCACCGAGACGCTGGTGCTGAATGGAATCTGCAACATTATTATACACAATATCagcaaaaatacaaatgtattGGAAGAGCTAAGGAGATT GCAAAACGTACACCGCATTGTGCTGATGTGCAGCAAGACAAAGGATTCGGCGGCCAGCAAGgcaagcagcggcagcggcagtaaAGCGACCAAGAGCAGTGCCATTGCCGACCGGAAGATAGATAGCTCAAAGTTTGAGAACTACTTTAATTTTCAGGGCGATATAAAGACAATTAGACCTCATCAGATGCTAGCCATCAATCGTGCTGAAAAGCACAAGTTTCTATCCGTAAAAATGGATACAAACGATTACCTAAAGAGAGATCTCTCTCGCTTCATCTCCGAGCAGTACATGTCCCAGGGCTTGCAGTATCCACTGCGAAGGGAGACATTTAACAGAGCCCTGGAAGAGTGCATAACGAAGAAAT TGCAGCCTTTGATGTGTCGACAGATACGCGCCGACCTGAAGGAGAAGGCACAAAAAGCGGCAATCGATGTTTTTGCCAAGAACCtgaagcagctgctgctcatATCGCCTCTCAAGGGCGAACGCATTCTGGGTATCGATCCGGGCTTTACAAACGGCTGTAAACTGGCCATTATATCCGAGACGGCCGATGTGCTGGATACAGGCGTCATCTATCCGCATGGCGCGAGGGCCAACAAGCGAGCAGCCGAACAAAAGTTGGTGGAGCTGCTGAGCAAACACAC CTGCCAAGTGATTGCCCTGGGAAATGGCACCGCATGCCGCGAAACGGAGTTTTGGCTGACTGATCTGTTCCGTGCCGGGATTCTGGACAGCCGAAGCATACGCTACAGCATCGTAAACGAGAACGGAGCCTCGGTTTACTcttgcagcgatgtggccagCAAAGAGTTTCCCAATATGGATACGAACGAGCGGAGTGCCGTGTCCATAGCACGACGTCTTAATGATCCCCTCAGTGAGTATGTGAAGATAGAACCGCGCCACTTGGGCGTGGGCATGTACCAGCACGATGTGTCTCAGAAGACACTCACGGAGTCCCTGAAGGACGTTGTCTCCGAATGCGTGAGCTATGTGGGCGTGGATCTAAATACCGCCAGTCTGAGTGTGCTCAA ACACATTGCTGGCCTGTCGGAGAAGAAGGCCGAAAAGATCATAGAGTATCGCACGGCGAAGGGGCCTTTCCAGTCCCGCAATGATCTGCTCTCGGTGCGTACTATAGGCGTAAAGTCATTCGTACAATGCGCTGGTTTCGTACGCATCGAGCCGCTGAGCGTGGGAGGGCGGCTGAAGAATCCACTTGACTGCACTTGGGTCCATCCTGAGAGCTACAAAGTGGCCGAAAC TATCCTTGGGGAATGTGACTTGAAATTGTCGGATATTGGCAAGGCTAGCTTTATAGCACGCATTAAAGAGTTTGCCGCCTCGAAAACGAAACTGGGTCGCATAGCCAAGCAGCACAAGCTGCCCATGGATCGG CTTGAGTTCCTGCTGGTGGCCTTGCAGcgggagctgctgcaggactATCGAGCTGATTTGGACAAGCGGCCGCTGTTCAAACAGGGACTGACACGAATCGAAGACCTCAGCGATTGTGAAGTGGTTACCG GTGCTGTTACCAACGTAACACACTTTGGTGCCTTTGTCGACATTGGTGTGGAGCGGGACGGCCTCTTGCACAAGAGCCACATGAACAACTGCGACCTAAGCATTGGCGATCGCATTGTGGCCTCTGTGGTGAACCTGGACAAGAAGCGTCTGAAGTTCGGCCTACGTCTCGAGAATATGCTGGCTGAGACCGACACATCCTTCACCTTCAAGACGGAGTAA
- the LOC4800704 gene encoding uncharacterized protein yields MPPKQTIAELQRLYDERWIYPPKLKPPKIKIIACGRDPSYGGKKPVYKPCWENPLSVTNDARFGPCWEYPPERYKRRPLPPPCRGATIPLDILEPTFDHCKTLYTIYDFRLEQCVHEQILLLETQFKELEKQLVGAKVLQIKMAETMRYHAMRYRLLVGESCCTNIYPEYLSRMTAERALCEFQKAYNVINQSNDQLSKSLLSIRQSRKELEVRLSKLDRTLQSPFLLKLDHVLQTIDDINQYFFGVAVKLLTWAELMDPNKEYSIEDYLALLSKKRDFKSFLRAGTEHCTCKRCNKKDPLTPHCPSWCRKEDSSEDCVKRRTNNYLCNIGIAAKLTRSDSKFSTESSDTSRLVKMSQKVE; encoded by the exons ATGCCGCCCAAACAAACGATCGCTGAGCTGCAGCGTTTGTATGATGAACGCTGGATCTATCCACCGAAACTAAAACCGCCAAAGATCAAGATTATAGCCTGCGGCCGAGATCCTTCGTATGGCGGAAAAAAGCCTGTGTACAAGCCCTGCTGGGAGAATCCCCTCTCAGTTACCAACGATGCACGCTTCGGCCCGTGCTGGGAGTATCCGCCGGAGCGATACAAGCGTCGGCCTTTGCCGCCACCTTGCCGGGGAGCTACCATACCACTCGATATACTGGAGCCCACATTCGATCACTGCAAGACGCTTTACACGATCTATGATTTCAGACTGGAGCAGTGCGTCCATGAGCAGATTCTTCTGCTAGAGACGCAGTTCAAGGAGCTGGAGAAACAGCTGGTTGGAGCCAAGGTCTTGCAGATTAAAATGGCCGAGACAATGCGCTATCACGCCATGCGCTATCGACTGCTGGTCGGAGAAAGTTGCTGCACCAATATCTATCCCGAGTACCTAAGTCGAATGACCGCCGAACGAGCGCTGTGCGAGTTTCAGAAGGCCTACAATGTCATTAATCAGTCCAA TGACCAGCTATCGAAATCTCTGTTGAGCATTCGCCAGTCCAGGAAGGAGTTGGAGGTGCGTTTGAGCAAGCTGGATCGTACTTTGCAGAGCCCGTTCCTACTCAAGCTGGACCACGTGCTGCAGACCATCGATGACATTAACCAGTACTTCTTCGGTGTGGCCGTCAAGCTTCTGACCTGGGCCGAGCTTATGGACCCCAACAAGGAGTACTCCATTGAGGACTATCTGGCGTTGCTCTCGAAGAAGCGTGATTTCAAGAGCTTCCTGCGTGCCGGAACAGAGCACTGCACCTGCAAGCGCTGCAACAAAAAGGACCCACTGACCCCGCATTGCCCTTCGTGGTGCCGGAAAGAGGACTCCAGTGAGGATTGTGTCAAGCGGCGTACTAACAACTATCTCTGCAACATTGGTATCGCTGCCAAGCTGACTCGCAGTGACAGCAAATTTAGCACAGAGTCCAGTGACACCTCCAGACTGGTGAAAATGTCACAGAAAGTTGAATAA